The Muricauda sp. SCSIO 65647 genome includes a region encoding these proteins:
- a CDS encoding GH92 family glycosyl hydrolase has protein sequence MNSLLHILKRNYVSIFTLAIGILSISCKEEVQETTSKRLIDYVDPFIGTGGHGHTFPGATAPFGMVQPSPDNGTEGWDWCSGYHISDSIISGFGQLHLSGTGIGDLTDILLMPTNSELDVALFGMERDSLPYTSLFSHVSEVASPGYYKVDLKKPAVMVELTSNDYIAFHRYTFKKSELPSFIVDLGYAVNWDSTTDSGLVLENENLLVGYRHSTGWAKNQKVFFAVETTAPITNATFVTDRKVLRDVSKAKGIKTGGQFFFDRDTVSTVELKVAVSSVNIANAKENLLLFGTSNTFDDVQKATAKRWDATLSKIWVETPIDSLKTIFYTALYHSQIAPTLFSDVNGEFRLQNDSVAKAKGWEVYSTLSLWDTFRAENPLLNILQPERVNDIIKSMLMYYDEQGRLPVWTLYGNETDTMTGNHGVSVIVEAFLKGARGYDVEKAYEAVKNTMMGDIRGLKFYKEYGYLPYTKLDESVTISLEFAYNDWCVAQMAKALGKNDDYDYFINRSEAYKYLFDAETGFMRGKSEDGKSWNEPFDPKYSNHQEHTDYTEGNAWQHSWFVPHDVQGFVELHGGRDSFTKKLEQLFTESSEISGDNVSADISGLIGQYAHGNEPSHHIAYMFNKAGLPWKTQYWVREILESQYSTGFDGLSGNEDCGQMSAWYVFSALGFYPMNPASGQYEIGSPIFSKATIVLPNSRTFKISAKETSSTNRYVQSLKLNGKMSNRTYITHEELMEGGTLEFEMGPYPNREWGK, from the coding sequence ATGAATAGTTTATTACATATATTAAAACGAAATTATGTCTCAATTTTCACTTTGGCAATTGGGATACTTAGTATTTCTTGTAAGGAAGAGGTTCAAGAAACAACTTCAAAAAGACTAATCGACTATGTTGACCCATTTATAGGTACTGGAGGTCATGGCCATACGTTTCCTGGAGCCACCGCACCTTTTGGCATGGTACAACCTAGCCCTGATAATGGCACAGAGGGATGGGATTGGTGTTCAGGATACCATATTTCTGATTCCATTATATCAGGTTTTGGTCAACTTCATCTAAGCGGTACTGGAATTGGTGATTTGACGGATATTCTGCTCATGCCGACCAACTCAGAATTGGATGTTGCCTTATTTGGAATGGAGAGGGACAGCTTGCCATATACTTCCCTTTTTTCACATGTGAGCGAAGTTGCATCACCTGGGTACTACAAAGTCGATTTGAAAAAACCTGCCGTTATGGTAGAATTGACCTCAAATGACTATATAGCCTTTCATAGATATACCTTTAAAAAAAGTGAGTTGCCATCTTTCATAGTCGATTTGGGATATGCAGTGAACTGGGATTCCACGACAGATAGTGGATTGGTTTTAGAAAATGAAAATCTTCTGGTAGGCTATCGCCATAGTACAGGTTGGGCTAAGAACCAAAAGGTGTTCTTTGCAGTCGAAACAACCGCGCCAATCACAAATGCCACATTTGTAACGGATAGGAAGGTATTGAGAGATGTCTCAAAAGCCAAAGGTATAAAGACTGGCGGGCAGTTTTTCTTTGATAGGGATACGGTCAGTACTGTTGAACTGAAAGTAGCTGTCTCTTCAGTAAATATTGCCAATGCCAAGGAAAATCTCTTGCTATTTGGAACATCCAACACATTTGATGATGTGCAGAAAGCAACAGCCAAACGATGGGATGCGACACTGTCCAAAATATGGGTTGAAACCCCCATAGATTCTCTTAAGACCATTTTTTATACAGCTTTATATCATTCACAAATCGCCCCAACTTTATTCAGTGATGTAAACGGTGAATTCAGACTTCAGAATGATAGTGTTGCCAAGGCCAAAGGTTGGGAAGTATATTCAACACTTTCCCTATGGGATACTTTTAGAGCTGAAAACCCATTGCTAAATATCCTACAGCCTGAAAGGGTAAATGACATTATAAAATCTATGCTTATGTATTATGACGAACAAGGTAGGCTACCTGTATGGACATTATATGGCAATGAAACCGATACAATGACAGGTAATCACGGGGTTTCGGTTATTGTTGAGGCATTTTTGAAGGGAGCACGGGGATATGATGTCGAAAAGGCATATGAAGCGGTCAAGAATACCATGATGGGTGATATTCGTGGACTAAAGTTCTATAAAGAATATGGTTACCTACCATATACAAAATTGGATGAATCCGTTACCATAAGCCTTGAATTTGCATACAACGATTGGTGCGTAGCGCAAATGGCCAAAGCTTTGGGGAAAAATGATGACTATGATTATTTTATAAATAGATCGGAGGCCTACAAGTACCTATTTGACGCTGAAACGGGTTTTATGCGAGGCAAATCGGAAGACGGCAAAAGTTGGAACGAACCTTTTGACCCCAAATATTCCAATCACCAAGAACATACCGATTATACAGAGGGGAACGCTTGGCAGCATAGCTGGTTTGTACCACATGACGTACAAGGCTTTGTGGAGCTTCATGGAGGAAGAGATAGCTTCACAAAAAAACTGGAACAACTTTTTACGGAAAGTTCAGAAATTTCAGGGGATAATGTTTCTGCTGATATTTCGGGGTTGATAGGACAATATGCCCATGGCAATGAACCCAGCCACCATATTGCCTATATGTTCAATAAGGCAGGATTGCCATGGAAGACGCAATATTGGGTCAGAGAGATTTTGGAAAGCCAATATAGTACCGGATTTGACGGCCTTAGTGGTAATGAAGACTGTGGGCAAATGTCAGCATGGTATGTTTTTAGTGCATTGGGTTTTTACCCAATGAACCCCGCTTCCGGGCAGTACGAAATAGGAAGCCCTATTTTTTCAAAAGCAACAATAGTATTGCCAAATTCTCGAACTTTTAAAATAAGTGCAAAAGAGACATCGTCAACAAATAGATATGTTCAGTCCCTTAAATTGAATGGTAAAATGTCAAATCGCACTTACATCACCCATGAAGAGCTGATGGAGGGCGGAACGTTGGAATTTGAAATGGGTCCATATCCCAATAGGGAGTGGGGAAAATAA